CTTCCGGTTTCACGCCGGCCGACCAGCAGACCGACGGGCAGCGCGAGGCGATCGCGCTGCGCACGCGCCTCGCCGACGAGCTGATCGACGCCGATGCGCTGCTGTTCACCGTGCCCCTTTACAACTACGGCGTCTCGCAGCACGTGAAGACCTGGTTCGATCTCGCGTACACCGACCCGCGCATCGACCCGCAGGGAACGGCGCTCCGCGGCAAGCCGGCGACGCTGGTGACCGTCCTCGGCGGCAACTACGAGCCCGGCAGCCCGCGCGAGGGCTGGGACCACTCGACCGGGTGGCTCCGCCGGGTCTTCGAGGATGTCTGGGGTCTCGACCTCACCGTCGTCCACCGCCCGTTCACCCTGGTCGGGGTCAACCCGGCGCTCGACGCCTTCACGGACGCTGCGGCGGAGCTGAAGGCCGGCGCAGAGCAGGCCGCCGTCGACGCCGGGCGCACCCTCGCGGCATCCCGCGCTGCCTGAGTCCCGCTTCGCCTGTCACGACACGCCGTGCGGTGGCGCGCTTCGAGACGGGCGAACGGCCTCTCCGCGCCGGAGCTCCCTCATCATGGAGCCATGGCATCCGCGAAGAGCGTCACCGGCACCGTCGTCCACCGCCTGACCCGGTGGGGCACGGCATCCGTCGTCATCGGAGGCGCGCTCGCGCTGTTCCCCCGCACCCGCGCGTTCGGCGTGCAGACGTTGATGTGGGGGGCGATCGACGCCGGCCTCGCGGCGTTCACCCGCCGACAGCCGAGCGTCCCGAAGAAGCGGATGCTGCGCCGCATCCTCCTCGTCAACTCGGCCCTCGACGTCGGTTACGTCGCCACCGGTGGGCACCTCGCGGCGCGGACCCCCTCGTTCGGCGGGCGCCTGAGCCCCGCGGATGCCCGCGGACACGGTCTCGCCATCGTCATCCAGGGCGCCGCGCTCTTCGTCATCGACCTCACCGCGGCGCGACGCCTCTGACGTCGCATTTGCGCCGCCCGCCTCGGCTGTGTCAAGGTTGCTTTACAGTAAAGCGACCTTGACACCTGGGAGGGCATCATGACCGACACCGACGGAACCGCGCCGGAGCTCGACCGCACTCGGTGGGGTCGCCTCCGCGGCGGCAGCCGCACCCCCGCGATGGCGATCGCGATCCCGGCCGGCCTCGTGCTCGCCGCTGTGGTCGGCGTCATCGCCGCCGCGACGTGGGACGCTCCCACCCCGCCGTTCGTGGTGGGCATCGGCTTCACGGTCGTCACCCTCCCCGCCCTCGTCGGTCTGGTGTGGGTGTTCCTCGTCGATCGCGACACACTCCGCGGCGCGATCGACCGGCCCGAGGAGTCCATCGAGGGCGCCTGGTACGACAAGGCCGCGCAGGGCGCGTTCTCGGACACGCTGCTGATCACGGGACTCGGCACGACGTTCTTCGCCATCACCAACATCCGCGTCGACATGCTCATCGCCCTGATCGGCGTGCTCGTG
This DNA window, taken from Microbacterium sp. MM2322, encodes the following:
- a CDS encoding NAD(P)H-dependent oxidoreductase; amino-acid sequence: MTLFRLDASILPATSASRELGDLVEAEWLAAHPSSTVVRRDVAADPIVATAWRDSVTSGFTPADQQTDGQREAIALRTRLADELIDADALLFTVPLYNYGVSQHVKTWFDLAYTDPRIDPQGTALRGKPATLVTVLGGNYEPGSPREGWDHSTGWLRRVFEDVWGLDLTVVHRPFTLVGVNPALDAFTDAAAELKAGAEQAAVDAGRTLAASRAA
- a CDS encoding DUF6992 family protein → MASAKSVTGTVVHRLTRWGTASVVIGGALALFPRTRAFGVQTLMWGAIDAGLAAFTRRQPSVPKKRMLRRILLVNSALDVGYVATGGHLAARTPSFGGRLSPADARGHGLAIVIQGAALFVIDLTAARRL